In Parasegetibacter sp. NRK P23, the genomic stretch GATAGCCGATATGGCAGGTAGTGTGAAGAGCAGCACAATAAATACAGCTTTGATGAAATTGTTCTTTTCGTTTTCGAAAAGCAGGTTGAAAGCGCTGAGTGATAAATACAGCACACCTATTGCGATAAGGATGGCAGGCAACATGCGGATCGTTTTTGGTGGAAAATTTCCATAACTAATTTACTAAATATCTGACAAATAAAAATCCCGCTGATCAACAGCGGGATTTTGTATAGTAACGTATTGTTTAGCGGTTCATACTCGCGAGAAACTCGATATTGTCTTTCGTTCCCCTCATGCGTTTCAGGAGTTCCTGCATCGCTTCTTCAGGATTCATATCGTTGAGGTATACACGCAGCAGGTTCATGCGCTGCAGCACATCTTTTTCCAGCAGCAGGTCATCACGACGGGTAGAAGATGAAACGAGGTCGATGGCGGGGTAAACCCTTCTGTTCGACAAGCGACGTTCCAGTTGCAGTTCCATGTTACCGGTACCTTTAAATTCTTCGAAGATTACTTCATCCATTTTGGAACCGGTGTCAATAAGTGCAGTAGCAAGAATGGTAAGTGATCCGCCGTTTTCAATTTTACGGGCGGCGCCGAAGAATTGTTTTGGTTTCTGCATGGCGTTGGCTTCCACACCACCACTCAGTACTTTACCTGAAGCGGGTGCCACGGTATTGTGTGCACGTGCGAGACGGGTAATGGAATCCAGCAGGATGATTACATCGTGGCCACATTCTACCAAACGTTTCGCTTTTTGTAAAGCGATGGTGGAAACGCGTACGTGTTTCTCAGCGGGTTCATCGAAGGTAGAAGCCAGTACTTCTGCCTTTACGCTTCTTTCCATATCGGTCACCTCTTCCGGACGTTCATCGATCAGTACCACCATAAGGTAACATTCAGGATGGTTTTCGGCGATGGCGTTGGCGATGTTTTTCAACATCATTGTTTTACCCGTTTTTGGCTGGGCAACAATCAATCCGCGTTGTCCCTTACCGATAGGTGTGAACAGGTCGATGATACGGGTAGAGTAGTTATCGGGCGTTGTAAAGATGTTCAGTTTTTCGAAAGGGAACAAAGGCGTGAGGTAATCGAAGGGAACGCGGTCGCGTACTTCTTCGGGCTTCTTGCCATTGATGGTTTCCACTTTCAGCAGCGCGAAATATTTCTCGCCTTCTTTTGGCGGACGAACCGTTCCGTTAACGGTGTCACCGGTTTTCAGTCCGAACAGTTTGATCTGTGAAGGACTTACATAAATATCATCGGGAGAAGAAAGGTAATTATAATCGCTGGAACGCAGGAAGCCGTAGCCGTCGGGCATCATTTCCAGCACACCTTCACCTGGTATCATGCCATCGAATTCGATGT encodes the following:
- the rho gene encoding transcription termination factor Rho, with the protein product MYDILQLNDMLVPELLDIAEQLKIPNAKKMNKQELVYKILDKQAVMASDNAGKDDDKAGKRKRIVKTTTANSTEEAVVESGETVPEPKAKKPVKKELKKEEKKEEKKEEKPVAATPPPPPAPVAKKPVRKKPEQPELPIGEINADSYEGDDTLNNEPLIISPLIAEALAEDINLDPPPTHEPAPQQQPRTFHKKEPVFNIEFDGMIPGEGVLEMMPDGYGFLRSSDYNYLSSPDDIYVSPSQIKLFGLKTGDTVNGTVRPPKEGEKYFALLKVETINGKKPEEVRDRVPFDYLTPLFPFEKLNIFTTPDNYSTRIIDLFTPIGKGQRGLIVAQPKTGKTMMLKNIANAIAENHPECYLMVVLIDERPEEVTDMERSVKAEVLASTFDEPAEKHVRVSTIALQKAKRLVECGHDVIILLDSITRLARAHNTVAPASGKVLSGGVEANAMQKPKQFFGAARKIENGGSLTILATALIDTGSKMDEVIFEEFKGTGNMELQLERRLSNRRVYPAIDLVSSSTRRDDLLLEKDVLQRMNLLRVYLNDMNPEEAMQELLKRMRGTKDNIEFLASMNR